GCTGCTGAAATTTTAGAGATCTTTTCTAAGCTGGATATCACCAAATTTTCTGCAGTCTTCGTATGCCAGAATCCCAGTATGGATAGAGCGTTTTTTTCACAGCTTGTTTCTGCTGAAGAGCAGCAGCGGTTGAATTTACCTTATCATTGGTTTGATTTGGCATCCATGTTCTGGGCCTTAGAGGTGGTAGAAAGGGGGCATATAGCCAAAAGTTTTTTTGGATTACTGTCAAAAAACAATATAGCTTCGTACTTTGGTTTAGCCGAAGAGCCTACTCCGCATAGGGCGCTGCAGGGGGTGGATCACCTTATCGATTGTTATCGAATGTTAATGGAAAACAAGTCAGTGACGAATGGGAAAGCTGCTCCTGAGTTTATTGATTTGCCTACTATGCAACGAAGGCCCGTACCTTCTGCTTCTGACAAGGTAGAGAGTTAGTTTCTAGGGGTGATAAGGTTGGTTTGTTGCTGATCTTCAATAAGAACTAGAGATTATTCATCTAAGAGTTCTTTAGTTGTCATAGAAGAAGGGAGTTTTTCTGATAACAGCAATTCTTCTTCATCCTCTGGGTTAATGGGAAGAGGCCCTTTATTAGTGATTTCAATACTAGTAACTTCAGAGATATGTTTGTTTTGAGGAGCTACATCCAGTTTCTCGAATTTTTTGATTGTGGGTAACATCCTAGTTCGTAGACTGGAAGCCAATTCGTTATAACTTTGGGAGGCTGTCCTTAAATTGTTCCCTAATTTATTGAAATGCCTAAAAACAACACCTAGACGTTCGTAGAGCTCCTTTCCTAAAGATCCAATTTCTTGAATTTGTTGGTGTAAGTTTTCTTGTTTCCAAGTATGAGCGACAGTTTTCAGTAACGCAAGTAGAGTGGAAGGTCCTGCAATGAGAACATTGGAAGAAGCACTGATATCCATAAGTTCTGGAGCATGTTTAACGGTATCGTTAAATAGGCTCTCTCCTGGTAAAAAGAGGATAATAAATTCTGGTGTTTCAGAAAATTTCTCCCAATAAGCTTTTGCTTTTAAACATCTAACGTGTTCTTTGATTCTAGAAATCATGTCATCTTTGTCGTACTCGCCTTGTTCCAGATAACTTTCTGATAAGGGGGCCTTAGAATCTATGATAAGACACCGATTTTGGGGTAAGCGGATTACGGCATCAGCTCTCGACTGACCGGATGAAGAGGATACCTGCATTTCATAATCACAGTATTTTAACATTCCAGAGAGTTCGAGGATTCTTTCCAACTGCACTTCACCCCAACGGCCTCTTTTGGCTGGATGAGCTAGAATATTTCTTAGTGCAGAGGTTTGTGTTTCTAACTGTTTTTCAGCTTCCATTAGCTGAGAGATTTGTTCTTTTAGAGAGCCGCGCTCTTCAGCTTGTTTTCTCTCATAATCATCGATATTTTTTTTAAATTCTTTGAGAACGGAATTAACAGGAGAGATGATATCTTCGAAGTGCTTAGATCTTTCTGAAAAATATTCCTTTGTTTCTTTTTGTATTTCTTTGATTAGAGATTGAGTAGAACAGGCTAGTTTATTACTAAAGGTTTCGATTAGTACTTTTCGATCTTCTTGAGATTCCAATGACTGAGCCAGAAAGTTTTTCTCCAACTTGTATTGATTTAATGTTTTTTCAAATTCTTTATTTTGGATCTCTTTTTCTAGATGATGCCTTTGAACTATTTCTTCCAGGGTTTTTCTTAAAATTTCATTTGCCGCCTTTTCTTTCTCGAAACAATGTTCTAGAGATCTTTTGGTGCGAAGATCTAAGACTTTCATTAGCAACGAACCAATGATCAATCCTAAAAAAAAATGTACGAAAAAATATGGGAAAGACATAGAAAGTGTCTGGGTTTTATTTTACTTGCCGGAACTTTGTGAGTAAGTAAAGGTCATGTTAATTCCGTTTGCTCTTTGTAATAGCTTTCCTGGAAAAAGCAGCTACAGGAAAGATAGCAAAAATGTATGCCCAAGCGACAAGGAAAAATACTTCTACGAAGTGATCAATGATTCCTAGGAAAAGTAGACAAGCAAAGATTCCTAAAAGAACTATGAGCAGAAAAGAGGAAATCCTAAAACGCAAAGCTCCCAAAGATGGGAAATACCAACGGGAGACCATCAACCCACCTAGCAGTAACTGTCCACAGCAGAGAAGAGGTAAGCGAAGGCTAGGGGAGATCATGGAGGCACTTCCAGATGATAGGAATAAGGCTAACGACACTATAGCTGCTGCGGCTGCAGGAATAGGTAGCCCCTTAAAGAAACCTTTAGGTAACTTTTCTTCCGTGTTGTTATGACGCTTCATAATCGTGTAACGAACGAGGCGCAAGACTCCACAAAGGGAGTAAATCATAGAGCAGATCAAGAGAATTGAAGAATAGAAATTTCCTATGCTCAAAGCTTCCACGCTTTTGATAACAATTAGCGATGGTGCTATACCAAACGTCACAGCGTCAGAGAGAGAGTCAAACTGTTCGCCAAAGGCGCTTTCTGCCTTCATAATTCTGGCGACAGCACCATCAGAAAAGTCAGCAACGATCGAACAGATTAGGAGAACCGCTAATCCTTGCAAGCGATGCAAT
This sequence is a window from Chlamydiifrater volucris. Protein-coding genes within it:
- the rmuC gene encoding DNA recombination protein RmuC, with the protein product MKVLDLRTKRSLEHCFEKEKAANEILRKTLEEIVQRHHLEKEIQNKEFEKTLNQYKLEKNFLAQSLESQEDRKVLIETFSNKLACSTQSLIKEIQKETKEYFSERSKHFEDIISPVNSVLKEFKKNIDDYERKQAEERGSLKEQISQLMEAEKQLETQTSALRNILAHPAKRGRWGEVQLERILELSGMLKYCDYEMQVSSSSGQSRADAVIRLPQNRCLIIDSKAPLSESYLEQGEYDKDDMISRIKEHVRCLKAKAYWEKFSETPEFIILFLPGESLFNDTVKHAPELMDISASSNVLIAGPSTLLALLKTVAHTWKQENLHQQIQEIGSLGKELYERLGVVFRHFNKLGNNLRTASQSYNELASSLRTRMLPTIKKFEKLDVAPQNKHISEVTSIEITNKGPLPINPEDEEELLLSEKLPSSMTTKELLDE
- a CDS encoding CDP-alcohol phosphatidyltransferase family protein, whose amino-acid sequence is MTDTDFSQRQRRRVVAPNTITAFGLCCGLFIIFKSMLSTSGPQELLHRLQGLAVLLICSIVADFSDGAVARIMKAESAFGEQFDSLSDAVTFGIAPSLIVIKSVEALSIGNFYSSILLICSMIYSLCGVLRLVRYTIMKRHNNTEEKLPKGFFKGLPIPAAAAAIVSLALFLSSGSASMISPSLRLPLLCCGQLLLGGLMVSRWYFPSLGALRFRISSFLLIVLLGIFACLLFLGIIDHFVEVFFLVAWAYIFAIFPVAAFSRKAITKSKRN
- a CDS encoding 3'-5' exonuclease, which encodes MFLIFLDTETCGLRPEVHKILELAFRIVHSDTYEVLSSYSSLIKHEDKGVWAQRSEESFCINGLDKSYVNSYGKTEGEVAAEILEIFSKLDITKFSAVFVCQNPSMDRAFFSQLVSAEEQQRLNLPYHWFDLASMFWALEVVERGHIAKSFFGLLSKNNIASYFGLAEEPTPHRALQGVDHLIDCYRMLMENKSVTNGKAAPEFIDLPTMQRRPVPSASDKVES